A stretch of the Dehalococcoidia bacterium genome encodes the following:
- a CDS encoding DUF3494 domain-containing protein: protein MKSILISARKNARGKLAKSRKFLGAFLAIVLALVTLFANTSPALAAPISTAATNAGTGTDDATVGTVGWTATEGNITTPGPPYAVSASIGIGAVTHYLKGTNYGFAIPAGAAINGITVAINRLSSGATISDDTVQLLKAGVIVGTDLSAGAAWPTSLGVATFGGSGNTWGTTWTYDDINNAGFGVVLSAIGSVAAQTATVDYMQITITYTPVVSTAPASPVSLGLAGNFAVLAQTAITNANHTVVSGNVGIYPNGLSSITGFTGPTLDASGVFATSPDVVGGGKIYAAAMTEPTPTNMNTATNDKLTAYTTLNGLAADATELGAGNIGGLTFTPGVYRWSTAVNITTDIYLTGTASDVFIFQVQGAGGLVVSSGRTVHLSGGALASNVFWVVAGSPGATLGTTSVFEGTILSAYAIVMDGGGTLNGRALAASAVNLNGAIGSVNGAAPAPAAASVVVTLTSGTNPSIYGNSVTFTATVTGTTPTGPVQFMDGATPLGLPVLLNGSFQAAYTTSALWVVGGGHSITAVYAGDLNNGAGTSAPYTHNVNPRPITVTAGASSKVYNGTNVTSPGIPTITAGTLVPGDTAPSWVETYDNGNVGTTHVMTVTPAAVNDGNGGANYAVTYNTIATGVITKRPITVTANPQVKVVGAADPALTYVISGSYGTGDTSAIFSGSLTRVAGEAVGYYPILLDTVSAGGNYNITYVGSNLIIYQPVITAPPTTTTTPPTTTTTPPTTTTTPPTTTTTPPTTTTTPPATTTTPPTTTTTLPTNKIVFTTGAQGGMAGNVSAMMSIQVQNASGTP, encoded by the coding sequence ATGAAAAGCATACTAATCTCGGCCCGGAAAAATGCCCGGGGGAAACTAGCGAAAAGCAGGAAGTTCCTGGGAGCGTTTTTGGCAATTGTATTGGCGTTGGTAACGCTCTTTGCCAACACCTCGCCAGCCCTGGCGGCTCCTATTTCGACGGCGGCAACAAACGCCGGAACAGGCACTGATGATGCCACTGTTGGCACAGTGGGATGGACCGCCACTGAGGGTAATATTACTACCCCCGGCCCCCCTTATGCAGTATCCGCGTCTATCGGAATAGGTGCAGTTACTCATTATCTTAAGGGGACAAATTACGGCTTCGCCATTCCGGCGGGGGCGGCTATTAACGGAATAACGGTTGCTATTAACCGTCTTTCTAGTGGGGCCACCATAAGTGATGATACAGTACAATTGCTTAAAGCTGGTGTGATTGTAGGCACTGACCTCTCAGCAGGTGCGGCTTGGCCGACCTCTCTTGGCGTAGCCACCTTTGGTGGTTCAGGCAACACGTGGGGAACCACATGGACGTATGATGATATCAATAATGCCGGTTTCGGTGTAGTTCTATCCGCCATCGGTAGCGTTGCCGCCCAGACAGCGACCGTTGACTACATGCAGATTACGATAACATATACACCGGTAGTAAGCACTGCTCCTGCGTCCCCGGTCAGCCTGGGGTTGGCCGGCAATTTCGCGGTTCTGGCACAAACAGCCATCACCAACGCTAATCACACTGTGGTTTCCGGGAATGTGGGAATTTATCCAAACGGCCTGTCTTCCATTACTGGTTTTACCGGCCCTACGTTGGATGCCTCGGGTGTATTCGCGACATCACCCGATGTAGTGGGCGGTGGGAAAATTTATGCGGCCGCCATGACGGAGCCTACCCCAACCAACATGAACACGGCTACCAACGACAAACTGACCGCCTACACCACCCTTAACGGACTGGCGGCCGATGCCACCGAACTGGGCGCCGGAAATATCGGCGGGCTGACATTCACTCCGGGTGTCTATCGCTGGAGCACCGCGGTTAATATCACCACTGATATATATCTCACCGGCACCGCCTCCGATGTCTTTATCTTCCAGGTACAGGGAGCGGGAGGTCTGGTCGTAAGCAGCGGCCGCACTGTTCATCTGAGCGGCGGCGCGCTGGCATCGAACGTCTTCTGGGTGGTCGCCGGCAGCCCCGGCGCGACCCTCGGGACGACTTCTGTTTTCGAGGGGACCATACTGAGCGCCTATGCCATTGTAATGGATGGCGGGGGGACGCTGAACGGCAGAGCGCTGGCAGCCTCCGCGGTTAATCTGAACGGCGCCATCGGTAGCGTTAATGGTGCTGCGCCGGCCCCCGCTGCTGCATCCGTCGTAGTAACGTTAACTTCAGGGACTAACCCTTCCATCTACGGTAATTCAGTGACATTCACCGCCACTGTTACCGGTACCACGCCCACCGGCCCGGTGCAATTTATGGATGGGGCTACACCTCTGGGCTTGCCGGTTCTCCTCAATGGTTCCTTCCAGGCGGCCTACACTACCAGCGCGCTGTGGGTAGTCGGAGGCGGTCATTCCATCACCGCAGTCTATGCCGGAGACCTCAATAATGGCGCCGGCACTTCTGCCCCATACACCCACAACGTGAACCCCAGACCTATCACGGTAACCGCAGGGGCCTCGAGCAAGGTCTATAACGGGACAAACGTAACCTCGCCGGGAATCCCCACGATCACAGCCGGGACACTGGTACCGGGTGATACGGCGCCGAGCTGGGTAGAGACATACGACAACGGGAACGTGGGCACGACTCACGTGATGACGGTGACGCCGGCCGCAGTGAACGATGGCAACGGCGGAGCCAACTACGCCGTGACCTACAATACCATTGCCACCGGTGTCATCACGAAAAGACCTATCACGGTAACGGCTAATCCCCAAGTTAAAGTGGTTGGCGCTGCCGATCCGGCGCTGACCTATGTCATCTCCGGGTCCTATGGCACCGGCGACACTTCAGCAATTTTTAGTGGAAGCTTGACCCGCGTGGCCGGTGAAGCGGTGGGTTATTACCCGATTTTGCTGGACACCGTGAGCGCAGGCGGCAACTATAACATAACCTACGTCGGCTCCAATCTGATTATTTATCAGCCTGTGATCACTGCGCCGCCGACAACGACGACTACGCCGCCGACAACGACGACTACGCCGCCGACAACGACGACTACGCCGCCGACAACGACGACTACGCCGCCGACAACGACGACTACGCCGCCGGCAACGACGACTACACCGCCGACAACGACGACTACACTCCCTACCAACAAGATTGTCTTCACCACCGGTGCCCAGGGAGGAATGGCTGGCAATGTTTCTGCCATGATGAGCATTCAGGTACAGAATGCCTCTGGCACTCCGT